CGACTACAGCCAGGCAGATCCGAGTGCCACGGCGGGCAAGGTCGTTGGCTGGGCGCTGGTGAGCGACTTCTCCGCCCAGGCACCGCGCAACTGCGCCTGATGCGTCAGCCGCGTGCGATGACGGTCCCTCTGCGGATTCATGTCCTGATGTGCCACGCATGAGTCGCGTATCCGCTTTCCTTCCGCACGGCCTGTCAAACCGGTGGGGCTTTGCCGCCCCGCCTTTCATCGTCTGAGGTCTTCCCATGCAAGAACGTACCCTCAAGCAGTTACTGATTTGCTTCGCCATCTTCCTGCTGCTCACCGTGATGGCGGTGTTCTCGTCATCGATCTACCTCGGCTTCTTTGGCTATGTCGCCATGCTGATCGTCGGTACCGCGACCACCAGCATTGGCGTGGTGATTGGCGATGCCATTCGCCGTGTTGCTAAACCCGATCTGGTGTTTGCTGCCGATGGGTTTGATCTGCTGCGCAAGAAAGTGTTCTGGCTGCTTGGCCCGCAGGCTATTGGCTGGTTCGTTGGCTACATCGCCTTCAAGGGCGTGATGGGCAAGTTGGGCTTTTATCTCTAGGCCGCAGGATAACCAGTAGAAAGCAATGCCATGAACAAGACCATGCTGCTGGGGCTAGCAGTGATCCTGACTGCGTGCTCTGGCGCTGAGTACAGCGATGAGACCAAGAACGGCTTCCTGCGCAGTTGTACCGCCAGTGGTCGCAGTACCCCGTTGTTCTGTAGCTGTGCGTTGGATGAACTGCAGAAGGAATACAACGAGCAGGAATTCCTTGCGATGGATAACGAAATGAAAGCGACGCAACGGTTGCCGGCGCGATTGCTGCAAAGCATGGTGCCCATCAACCAGAAGTGCAAAAAGTCGTAACGCCCACTCATTCCCGACCCCCACGCCACCTGTACGCAGGTGGCGTTTTTTATGCCGGCTTGCCGGTGGAAGGAAACCCTATGCACCAACCCAACCATGCCGTCCTGCCGGCGCAGCTACCCGATGAACTGATCCAGCTGTTGCAAGGCGCCGGTATTCGTCTGACGCTGGACGAACTGCAGCAGCTGCGTGATCGCCTCCACGCGGTGGTCAACTACCAGGCTACCATCGGTGTGATGGGCAAGACCGGTGCCGGCAAGTCCAGCCTGTGTAATGCGCTGTTTGGCCGTGAAGTGGCCGAAGTCAGCGCGGTAGAAGCCTGCACCCGCAGTCCGCAGGAAATCGATTGGTCGATCCGGAATGGCAAAGGTCTGTCGTTGATCGACATGCCCGGTGTCGGCGAAAGCGGCACCCGCCATCAGGAATACACCGCCCTGTACCGTCGCCTGCTGCCCGAGATGGATCTGGTGCTGTGGGTGATCAAGGGAGATGACCGGGCCTTGAGTATCGACGAGCAGTTCTACCAACAGGTGCTGCTGCCGGTGCTGTGGGACAGTGCCATCCCGGTGGTGATGGTGGTCAGCCAGGTGGACAAGATCGAGCCCTGTCGCGAATGGGACTGGGTGAAAAACCTGCCTGGACCATTTCAGCACCGGAACATCGATGCCAAGGTAGAGCAGGTCTGCCGCGTGTTCAAACTGCCACGCAGCCAGGTCTGTGCCATCGCCGCAGAGGAGGGTTATGGTCTGGTCGAGCTGGTAGAGAAGATCGTCACCGTTCTGCCCAACGAAAAAAAGTGGAGCTTTACCCGCGAGGCCCGGCAGGAAACGGTGTCGGAGTGTGCCTGGCGCTCGTCCAGCCAGGGCCTATGGGAAACCTTGACCTCGGCCGTGAAGGTGATTGTCAAGGAAGGCTGGGACTACCTCAGCAGCAAGCTGTCCACCCTGGCGGGCAAGCTGTTTAGCTGGTGGTAGGGCATAAAATCACCCCGGGTGGTCGGGGTGATTTTTTTTTGAATAAATGGTTGAGGTGAAGCCAAAGTAATCTTGCCGTCACCATCAGGATTGCCTGCAAGAACCTGGGAAGAGCAATGTGAGTTGCTTGGGGTATGTGTGTCTGCTCAGTTAGCGGGGGCGGTACGAGTTTTTTCTGCAAAAATCTAGAAAACAGTTCTGCTTGAGAGTTGATGCCCAG
The nucleotide sequence above comes from Vogesella indigofera. Encoded proteins:
- a CDS encoding GTPase family protein, with the protein product MHQPNHAVLPAQLPDELIQLLQGAGIRLTLDELQQLRDRLHAVVNYQATIGVMGKTGAGKSSLCNALFGREVAEVSAVEACTRSPQEIDWSIRNGKGLSLIDMPGVGESGTRHQEYTALYRRLLPEMDLVLWVIKGDDRALSIDEQFYQQVLLPVLWDSAIPVVMVVSQVDKIEPCREWDWVKNLPGPFQHRNIDAKVEQVCRVFKLPRSQVCAIAAEEGYGLVELVEKIVTVLPNEKKWSFTREARQETVSECAWRSSSQGLWETLTSAVKVIVKEGWDYLSSKLSTLAGKLFSWW